CGAGCGCCGATTCCCGCTGATCTACCTTCTCGATTTTTGCGCAGGCATCGTCGTCATGCTCGCGCTGCGCCACTTCCTGACGCACACGTACCTGGGGAGGGCTATTACTGCCGCTTCCCAGGACAAAAAAGCAGCCCAGCTTATGGGGATAAACACAAAACGGGTCTACGGTTACGCGTTCGCGATTGCCATGGTGTCTGCGGTCATAGCCGGAGTTTTTCTAGGAATGACGTTTCCCTTCACTCCCACTTCCGGCGTCTCGTTTCTGACCATTGCATTCGGTACGGTAATTATCGGGGGTCTCGGAAGCATGCTGGGAACATTCCTGGGGGGCATGATTCTCGGGCTGGTTCAAACATTGGGTGGTTACTTTTTCGGACCGGCCAGCCAGATGTTGATCGTCTACGTGATCGTGTTGGTTATACTGGCCATACGGCCTCAAGGTCTTTTCGGGCGCTAGAAATGAAACCTCTTGGGAATGTACATTTGACGCACACGGTCTGGAAACGAACAAGCGCCGCAATGTTTCAAATTCTAAATCCTAATTTCGAAATCCTAAACAATCTCGAATCTCTAAATACCAAATGTTCCAAACATACCATGCTTGATACGCTGTCAATCGTTTTCAGTTTGGCAATTTTGAAAATTGGGATTTGTCTAGAATTTAGATATTGGAATTTAGGATTTGTAAAGCGGGGATAAGATGGCCCTCAAAATGCCTCGGCTGAGCATAAGACTGGCGGCTGCAACATTGCCCATTGCGCTTCTGGCATTGCTGCCACTTATAGGAGCGCCTCAAAGTTGGCTGCTCTATGCCTTTCTCTTCTTCATCTACCTGGCCATGGCGAACATGTGGAACCTTCTTGCCGGCTATTCCGGTCTGATTTCTTTGTGTCAACCAGCCTTCCTGGGGCTCGCGGGCTATATGCTGGCGATCGGCACCTGGGTGGGCATCCCGTGGTGGGCGGGCTTGATCGGGGGGGCCGTGGTCGCCGCCCTGTTTGCCCTCCTCATATCCATACCTGTGTTCCGGTTGAGCGGCATCTACTTCGCCATCGGCACGCTTGTCGTGCCTGAAGCACTACGGATGGTCTTCTATCTGTGGAGGCCGGTAGGGGGCCAGATGCACGGCGCCGG
Above is a genomic segment from Syntrophorhabdales bacterium containing:
- a CDS encoding branched-chain amino acid ABC transporter permease, coding for MFSGDLLTPVIMGILLGGLYALIALGLSMVFGVMRLINLAHGDLVVLGSYGGYALMTLLGIDPVVGLIISIPLMFLLGFAIQKYLMGRAFDISSEAPLIIAFGISLVIQNANQILWTPLSRALNTPYSSLSFAIGERRFPLIYLLDFCAGIVVMLALRHFLTHTYLGRAITAASQDKKAAQLMGINTKRVYGYAFAIAMVSAVIAGVFLGMTFPFTPTSGVSFLTIAFGTVIIGGLGSMLGTFLGGMILGLVQTLGGYFFGPASQMLIVYVIVLVILAIRPQGLFGR